The DNA region CACGGGCGCTCAGGTCACCGGTCTGACCGAGCCAGCGCGGACCGCTGACGGTCACCGCGACCAGCACGTCCCGTCCCTCGAGGGTGCACCCGGTGAGCGCGCCCCCGTTGCGCTCCGCCACTGCGCCCGCGGCCCGGCAGGCGTCCCCGCCACGGCCGAGCTCACTCGCCCCGGCCAGGGCGGCCAGGTCCGCCGCGGCCTGAGCGCGACGGTGGTCGACGACCATCGCGGCCACCACGCCCAGTCCGCTGCCGACCAGCAGGAGCACCGCGCTCAGGCTGACCACCAGCACGGTGGCCGCGCCCCGCTCACCGCCGCGGCGCGTCGTCGTCACGGCGCACCCCCGACCGCACCGCCCTCCTCCACGAGGGCCACCGCCTCGGCCCTCAGTGGCGCACCGGCCAGGAAGCCGAGGACGCCACCCGGGCCGTCCATCCGGCCCGCCGCGACGGCGACCACGTGCTCGCCGTCGCTGGTCACGCTGATCGACACTCCGTCCGGCGCGACCCGCTCGCCCGCCGCCGTCGCGGCGCCGGGGTCGTCGCCGCGAGCGACGGCGCGTGCCGCCTCCCGAGCGGCGTCCACGGTACGGATCTGGGCGGCGCCGACCGCGAGCAGCCAGACCAGGCCCAGCGTCACCGCCAGCAGGACGGGCAGTCCGACCACCAGCTCGGCGGTGACCGCGCCCCGCTCCGCTGTCGACCGGGACTGCCGCCGCCGGCACCGCCCGGGGCTCATCCGATGCCCAGGAGTCCGAGGACGTGGTCGAAGAGCGTGGTCAGCATCTGATTGCCGAAGCCACCGGTGAGCAGCTTGTAGAGCAGCCCTGCCAGACCGGCACCGGCCGCGGTGCCGACGGCGTACTCGGCGGTGGTGATACCGCGCTGGCCGCGTCGGCGGCGGGACAGAGCCCTCCGCGGACTCGTGAGGACGGGAGTGGTCATGGTGCCTCCTGTTTCGGCGACCGCCCGGTGCGGTCGTGCCGGATCAGACTGCGCCGGCGCGGCGGTGCGCTGCGTCCGTCGCCGACGAGGGTGTGGACGGCCCGCCGGATGCACAGCGACGGACCTCCCGAGCGGCGCCGGCGGTGACCGGTGGGCCGACTCACCAGGTGATCTCGGCGGCCAGCGCCGCCACCAACGGGACGATGCCGAGCAGCAGGAAGGCCGGCAGCAGGCAGACGCCGAGCGGCACCGCCGCCCGTACGCCGACCGTCCGTGCCCGG from Nocardioides sambongensis includes:
- a CDS encoding Rv3654c family TadE-like protein; this translates as MTTTRRGGERGAATVLVVSLSAVLLLVGSGLGVVAAMVVDHRRAQAAADLAALAGASELGRGGDACRAAGAVAERNGGALTGCTLEGRDVLVAVTVSGPRWLGQTGDLSARARAGPASPPE
- a CDS encoding TadE family type IV pilus minor pilin — its product is MSPGRCRRRQSRSTAERGAVTAELVVGLPVLLAVTLGLVWLLAVGAAQIRTVDAAREAARAVARGDDPGAATAAGERVAPDGVSISVTSDGEHVVAVAAGRMDGPGGVLGFLAGAPLRAEAVALVEEGGAVGGAP
- a CDS encoding DUF4244 domain-containing protein encodes the protein MTTPVLTSPRRALSRRRRGQRGITTAEYAVGTAAGAGLAGLLYKLLTGGFGNQMLTTLFDHVLGLLGIG